The stretch of DNA CAAAGCTGTCGCGGTACCCAAGTACGAACCAACGAATGCGGAGGAACAGCGCGTGTACGACGCAGCGCTCTCCCGCATCGAGCTGCGCCAAGCCATCGAAGCAGAGATGGAAAAGCAGACCTACGAAGGCCCATCCGACGCACCACGCCTGATCACCCGTTTCCTGGCGAAGCCTACCGACGTCAACTGGGGCGGCAAGGTCCACGGTGGCACCGCCATGGAATGGATCGACGAAGCCGGAGCTGCCTGCACCATGGAATGGTCGGGCGAACACACGGTTGCCGTGTACGCCGGTGGGATCCGCTTCTACCGCCCCATCCAAATCGGTGACCTCATCGAAGTCGATGCCCGACTCATGCGTACCGACGCCCGCGGAATGCAGATGTCCATCCACGTGCGCTCCGGGGCTCCCCGCGGCGGGCGCGATTCCCTGCAGACCGCCATTCATGCAACCGTTTCATACGTCGGTGTAGACATCGACGGAAACGCACTGCCCGCCCGCCAGTTTGAGCCACGCACCGAGGAAGACCTGCGTCTGTGGGAGCATGCAGCTCGTCTGCGTGAGCTGCG from Corynebacterium epidermidicanis encodes:
- a CDS encoding acyl-CoA thioesterase → MAAPTDVLMAGNHGVNGGRVLEWIDKAAYACATSWSGTYCVTAYVGHIHFFRPIPSGHMVEVRSRIAMTGRSSMHIVNEVYSADPREGVFTRACDCLVIFVAKDTETGKAVAVPKYEPTNAEEQRVYDAALSRIELRQAIEAEMEKQTYEGPSDAPRLITRFLAKPTDVNWGGKVHGGTAMEWIDEAGAACTMEWSGEHTVAVYAGGIRFYRPIQIGDLIEVDARLMRTDARGMQMSIHVRSGAPRGGRDSLQTAIHATVSYVGVDIDGNALPARQFEPRTEEDLRLWEHAARLRELRSEYSPRPLTKQSDARHLS